TACCTCCTGAATGTGTACCCAGATGGGCTGACAGGCCGTGAGCGGATGGACTACATGAAACGTAAGAGCCGCGAGTACGAGCAGCTCAAAAGCGAGTGGGCCCAGCGAGTGAACCCTGAGGACCTGGAATTCATCCGAAGCACAGTCCTCAAGGATGTGCTTCGCACAGACCGAGCCCATCCCTACTATGCAGGGCCTGAGGATGGCCCACATCTACGGGCCCTCCATGACTTGCTCACTACCTACGCCGTTACCCACCCACAGGTATCGTACTGCCAGGGTATGAGTGACCTGGCCTCACCAATTCTTGCCGTCATGGACCACGAAGGCCATGCCTTTGTATGCTTCTGTGGCATCATGAAGCGCCTAGCTGCCAACTTCCACCCTGATGGTCGTGCCATGGCCACCAAGTTTGCCCACCTCAAGCTGCTGTTGAGACATGCTGACCCAGACTTCTACCAGTACCTGCAGGAAGCGGGTGCCGATGACCTCTTTTTCTGTTACCGCTGGCTGCTGTTGGAACTTAAGCGGGAGTTCGCCTTTGATGATGCTCTCCGAATGCTAGAAGTCACCTGGAGTTCACTGCCTCCTGACCCTCCTGAACATGAAGTGGAACTCGTTGGACCGCCCAGCCAAGTAGCAGACACTGGCTTTGGTAGCCACAGGGGACGGCCAGTACGTCAGAGGCACATGCTGAGGCCTGCTGGTGGAGGAAGCAGTGCTTTTGAAGACGCTGTTGTCCACTTAGCTACATCTAGCCAGGGACCTAGTAGTGGGGGACGTCTCCTAAGACAGGCCAGCCTAGATGGTCTCCAACAACTCAGGGATAACATGAGCCCCAGGAAGGACCTTCTGGTCCAACTATCTCACCCAGCTACCCTCATTAGCTCCAAGTCCCTGTCCGAGCCCTTGCTGaattccccagatccactcctctcctcctcttctcggCCCGATTCCCCATCTTCGTCGTCTCCTCCATCTACCCAGGAGGCTTCCCCTTCTGGTGACGTAGCTGTAGGATCCCCCTCGATGCCAGAGGTAGGGTCTCCCAGAGACCCTGGGAAGTCTGTACCACCTCCACCTCCAATGGgccttcccccaccccaggagTTTGGCCGAGGGAACCCATTCATGCTCTTCCTCTGCCTCGCTATCCTGCTGGAGCATCGTGACCACATCATGCGCAATGGGCTGGATTACAATGAGCTAGCCATGCATTTTGACCGCCTGGTGCGGAAACACCATCTAGGGCGAGTCTTGCGCAGAGCCAAGGCTCTCTTTGCTGATTACCTACAGTCTGAAGTGTGGGACTCTGAGGAGGGGGCTGAGGCCACAGCTCCATCTTGATTATATCCCCTCCAGCCTTCCATCCCCAGTGGTACTCCATTCTTTGCCATGAGGGCCTACACATGAGACCTTATTTCCTGCCTGCCATCCCAGACATGTTGGAGCCTGGGGCCTCCTCTCCCCAGGTTTGAGTATGTGTGGCTCAGCGTTGGCACTGCCCCACAGAGGCCATGgcctctttctgtttttgttgtttctaaaCTATACTTTCCATACACAAAGGtcactgtggtgtgtgtatttctcGATTTCTTGGATGGTATAGAAGTTACTGGGGGCTCTTTAGTTGATGTAGAGTGGTCCCTGCTTTCTCTGCCACAGGGAGAATAGTTGTCAAAAATCAGTTATTGATGAGCCCAGCCCAGGGACTGCTCTAGCATTCCATGAGCTTTGGAACCAGTTTGTGGGTCTGACACGGTTAGAGCCTAAGCTGGGTTTCCATCTCGCCTTAACCAGTTCAGCACATTTGCCTGTTCCACATCACTAATGTGGCTTTAAAAACTCAAGcactgttggggatttagctcagcggtagagcgcttgcctagcaagcacaaggccctgggttcggtccccagctctgaaaaaaaattaaattaaaaaaacaaaacacggggttggggatttagctcagaggtagagcgcttgcttagcaagtgcaaggccctgggttcggtccccagctccgaaaaaaagaagaaagaaaaaaaaaaaagaaaacaaaaactcaagCACTAAGAAAACTCGGGCCCAACAAGAGCTTGCCTAAGTATTTGCAAATGGTACAAATCAGGTTCTTGGGGCTGGATGATGGCTCAAGAGTTACAAACATTATTATAGCCTGGTGATGGTGGCTgcagtggtggtgtgcacctttgatcccagcactcaggaggcagagccagcctggtctacagagcaagttctgggacagccagggctacacagagaaaccctgtcttgaaaaacaaaacaaaaacaaaaaacaaacaaaaaaaacccaaggacACTCATTAtaagtggttaagagtactgactgctcttccagaggacccaggttcaattcccagcaaccacacggctCACAACTCTATTACTCTGAATTCCAACACCGTCACATAGACATATGCAGCAAAAacataatacacataaaataataactaCTCATCATTCTTGCACAGGAGGGTGTGCactcagtttccagcatccatgtgGTGACGCACAACCATCATAACTCTAGCCTATGCCACCAAGCATCTCCATGgtagaaataaattgaaaaacaagcaaacaaaaaactcacaaaaaCCAAACAGGCCCTTGAGCAGGCTGCAGAGGTATACACATATTCTCAGCTACTTGGAAGAATAAAGAAGGAGAATCAAGTTTAAGTCTAGCCTAGCCTACAGAGTGAAAAATATCTCAAAAGCAGCCCCTGTTCCCCAATTAGAACATGCAGTTCTCTCGAAGGTGTCCTGAACTAAGGATATGACAGGTGGTGGATGAGTTAACTGGGGTCCCCAAAGAATGACCTTGTGCCTCCCACTAGAAGATTTGCTGCCAGAGATTAAGGGGAATCAGGGAAAATATCTTCTTACCTGCTCCCCTCCCCAAATTAACATGTAAAGTTGAGGCTGGcccttaaacttttaaaaaaaaaaagatttatttattatatataagtacactgtcactgtcttcagccacaccagaagagggcatcagatcccattacagatggttgtaagccaccatgtgattgctgggaattgaactcaggacctctggaagagcagtcagtgctcttaactgctgagccatctctccagcccccttaaacTGTTCATATCATTGTCTACTATTGGTAGAGGATTAGCCACTTAAAGAGCAGAACAAAACTATCTTATTTAAGTGTCCAGCATATTCAGATACTATGGGCCTACCAAGTGTACACTGTGAATAAGGGCTTGGAGCCCACGGAAGCCATCCATCTGTATAATACAAAGGTATAAGGGCCTTCTGGGGACCTTATGGGTTCCTTTTGTCAGTAACTTAGCTGACACTCTATGGGGTGTGTTCTACTATTAACGAATtctggtgtcttagggtttctattcctgcacaaacaccatgaccaagaagcaagttggggaggaaagggtttattcagcttacacttccacattctgttcatcaccaaaggaaatcaggactggaactcaagcagggcaggaagcaggagctgaggcagaggccatggagggatgtttcttactggcttgcttccctggcttgctcagcttgctctcttatagaacccaggactaccagcccagggatggcaccacccacaatgggccctcccccttgatcactaattgagaaaatgccttacagctgggtctcatggaggcatttcctcaagggaggttcctttctctgtgacaactccagcttgtgtcaagttgacacacaaaaccagccagtacatctggtttaattattcttttaaacattttaattttgttttgagacagagtagcTTTGGCTGGTCTAGAAGTTGCCATGcagcctggctggcctcaaactcagagatccccctgcctctacctcctgagtgctgggaataaaagtatgtgccaccatgattGGCTTTAATGTTAATTTTATGGGTGTTTGGCCTACATATCTGTATATGCACCACTTGTATGCCTGTTGCCTTTAGAGACCAGAAAATGGTGccagatgtcctggaactggagttacagttgggtGTGAGTTCCCATTTGGGTGCtgtgaaccaaacccaggtcctctagaagaacagccagtattcttttttgtcgttgttttgttctgttttttttttttccccacctcggaactgaggaccgaacctagggccttgtgcttgctaggcaagtgctctaccactgagctaaatccccaaccccttgtttttgatttctttttctgtttttgttgttttgttttgttttgttttgttttgttttttccggagctgaggaccgaacccagggccttgtgcttgctaagcaagcgctctaccactgagctaaatccccaacccccgtttttgattttttgagatgggatttctttgtatatagctttggctgttctggaacttgctctgtagaccaggctgccctcaaaatcACACTATTGTCCAGCAGCCAGTACTTTTAAAACAATGAGTCATCATTGTATAACCTTTAAAGGGTCATACAAGTCAATTCTGGGTGTGGCAGCTTGGAACTTTAGAGCGTCAATGAATCCACTCTTTGAACAAGAAGATTGGGCTCTGAAAGGTAGAAACTTCTATTCTTTCTATAAGATACTTGGACCTTCCAGtccattccaagatggcaaatgATATAAGCTGCTGAAATCCCCACCAGAGAAACTACAGAGGGAAACACAAAGTTTCAGAGCTGATGAGGGGGCTTAGTTAAGGGCAGTTGCCACCAAGACTGATAGGCTGACTTTGTTCCCCAGGACCCAGatagagagaactgactcatgTAATTTGTCCTTTAACCTCGCCATGGACTCCCTGCCCcgaaacacacacaaaatgaataaggaaatgtaatttttaaaaaattgtttagagcctggcatggtggcatgcacctttaatctcagcacatgataggcagatctctgagtttgaggccagccttgtttacGTAATGAGTTCAAAGACACTAAACAGTTCCAGCTCTATCCAgaggatctgtctgtctgtctgcctgtctatttaaatgttttaaagaaaagataaattgCTGCACAGCTCTGAGACCCATGAAAGCATagaaaatagtctttaaaaaagttttttcttttattcattttttaaaagtctttatttgcttttagtacattggtgttttgcctgcatgtatgtctctgtgaagATGTTGTATTCTCTAGAATTGGATTTACAAACAGATGtgacctgccatgtgggtgctgggaattgagcctagGTCCTTTGGAAAAGTGGCCTGTGTGGCCAGCactttaaaccactgagccatctctccagcccacaggagGAAATCTTGAACTGGTATGTTATGAGAGACAGATGGCTGGAGGCAGCAGGTACAGTCTAGGCTAGGGACATGGAAATGCAAGTTAGTGtggctcttctcttttctccacaATACCCTGGAAAAAGTCTGCCTGCTCTCTTACTGGAGGAATcatctgagctggagagatggctcagtggttagagcactgaccgctcttccagaggtcctgagttcaattcccagcaaccacatggtggctcacaaccatctgtaatgggatctgatgccctcttctggtgtggctgaagacagcgaTTGTGCACTCATTCatatacatgaagtaaataagtaaatctttaaaaaaaaaaaaagaaagaaatcatccaAATTTCAGGTATCAGTGTCCACACAGCTAGTGTGAAAAAGCAAGTGTCCTAGGAGAAGAAATGGGCACCCAGGAGCCATCAGTCCTCCAGATTCCAATGCTGGGGTCTGTGAGGGAGACTGCCTCCTTTTAAAGAGCTTTCCCTCTAAGGATTTGATGATGACTCCTTACTAGAACATTTGCAGGTGTTATGAGAGCAAGCGTGAGTAATAACTACTTCTGGAGTGCTAGAGGTCACACAGTGTGGCTCATCCCTCACCCTTCTCTTCACCCCTCAAAGTCCAGGTATGTGAAGAGGTGGGCGTTCTGTCCCAGCCTTCGATCCTCAATGCATTTTGCCAGCCAGTGGCAACTTCAGTAGTGGGTAACTTCAGTAATTTGAACTCATGAGTAGAATATACATAGTAAGTCAGTGAAACTATTGGCAAAGAGGAGTAGACTGGGTGGTTCAGTTATTTATGACAGTATAACAAATTACTTTCAAACTTAGCAGCTCAAAACAAGAAGGATTTGTCTTGCAGTTTCCAAGGGTCAGGAATCTGGAAGGAGCTTAGTTGGGTGAATTTGCCTCAGGGTTGTTCCTGAGGTTTCAGTTGTTAGCTAATGGTTTCATTTCCATCACGGCCCATCCATAGGGCTATACTGGCAAGAGATTTTGGTTCTTAGTACCTGAGCCTTGGGTGGGGGGGTTCCTTACAACATAAGACTTAAGCAAGCAGGTGAGATTATGACAAAGATACCAATTACAAGACAGAAATGACAGTGCTTATAAACTCTGAGAAATGAAAGACTGAGTGtgaacacgtacacacacagccttcacctctgtcttagttagggttttactgctgtgaacagacaccatgaccaaggcaagtcttataaaggacaacatttatttggggctggcttacagtttcaggcttacagtccattatcatcaaggcaagaacatggcagcatccagacaggcatggtgcaggcagagctgagagttctccatctgaaggctgctaggggaaGACTTCCAGGCAGGTAGGGTGAGGGTCTTTTAGCTCactcccatagtgacacacctactccaacagggccacacctcctaatagtgtcattccctgggccaagcatttacaaaccatcacaacctcACATAGCAAGCAAACTGCTGGGATTACCAGTCTGGACCACCACAACCAGAATTTGCAGTGCTATGGATTGGATGCAGGATTTTATGCATGATATGCAGACATTCTGCCAACTGAGTTATTATGTaagtacagaaaatgaaaatgaactaTCAGGACTAAGTCCTGACATAATAGTAGttagctggagacatggctcagtggttaaaacactgagcttccagggactaagccactacctaaagactatacctggactgaccctggactctgacctcataggtagcaatgaatatcctagtaagagcaccagtggagggggaagccctgggtcctgctaagactgaacccccagtgaattagattgttggggggagggtggcaatggggggaggatggggaggggaacacccataaagaaggggagggggagggattagggggatgtttgcccggaaaccgggaaagggaataacactcgaaatgtatataagaaatactcaaattggggctggggatttagctcagtggtagagcgcttacctaggaagcgcaaggccctgggttcggtccccagctctgaaaaaaacaacaaaaaaaaaaaagaaagaaatactcaagttaataaaaaaaaacaaaaaacaaaacaaaacaaaacaaaacaaaacaaaacactggctgctcatccagaggaccttggttcaattTCCACGGCCCACAGGCAGCTTGCAACCCTCTACAActgcagtcccaggggatctgaccccctTTTCTGCTTTCCATGGATACCAGGCATATTgtgcacagatgtacacacaggcacaacACCCATACACTTACATTTAAAAATCCCAAATGACCATAACTTGCAATTTTTAAAGTCTAAGCTAGGCATAGCAGCATACACtttcaatcctagcacttaggggGTTGAGACAGAAATACCTCATGGTTGAAGGCAACTTGAGCAAGATAAGCAGATCCTGTCTAAAAAAGTGGTGCAGGGGTGAGAGATGGGTTGGTGATATGCGTCAGTGgataagggcacttgctgccaagcctggggaCCAGAGTTctgtccccaggacccacatggttcAAGAGAACAGacttcctgaaagttgtcctctgctgcatgtgcatcttctcacacatacacacaaaagattaCAAAGGATAGAGAAGATTCATAGTCTGGAAAGAAAGGCATGTCTGTCCAACACATTTAAGcttgagattgtgtgtgtgtgtgtgtgtgtgtgtgtgtgtgtgtgtgtgtgtgtgtgtataatattgtCATTTTAGTCTTACTTTGTGCTTTCTATTGCTATTGATAAAAACTATggccaaggggctggggatttagctcagtggtagagcgcttacctaggaagcgcaaggccctgggttcggtccccagctccgaaaaaaagaaccaaaaaaaaaaaaaaaaaaaaaaaaaaaaaacta
The window above is part of the Rattus norvegicus strain BN/NHsdMcwi chromosome X, GRCr8, whole genome shotgun sequence genome. Proteins encoded here:
- the Tbc1d25 gene encoding TBC1 domain family member 25 isoform X1 encodes the protein MKQAAHLKNHVRRLLSSTSILQLHCSHPQRGPTFYQFSVCPPDISRKKNFGISYLARDRLGQEAFLSLLSDWDLSTAFATASKPYLQLRVDIRPSEDSPLLEDWDIISPKDVIGSDVLLADKRSSLTTAALPFTQSILSQVGRTLSKVQQVLSWSYGEDVKPFKPPLSDAEFHTYLNHEGQLSRPEELRLRIYHGGVEPSLRKVVWRYLLNVYPDGLTGRERMDYMKRKSREYEQLKSEWAQRVNPEDLEFIRSTVLKDVLRTDRAHPYYAGPEDGPHLRALHDLLTTYAVTHPQVSYCQGMSDLASPILAVMDHEGHAFVCFCGIMKRLAANFHPDGRAMATKFAHLKLLLRHADPDFYQYLQEAGADDLFFCYRWLLLELKREFAFDDALRMLEVTWSSLPPDPPEHEVELVGPPSQVADTGFGSHRGRPVRQRHMLRPAGGGSSAFEDAVVHLATSSQGPSSGGRLLRQASLDGLQQLRDNMSPRKDLLVQLSHPATLISSKSLSEPLLNSPDPLLSSSSRPDSPSSSSPPSTQEASPSGDVAVGSPSMPEVGSPRDPGKSVPPPPPMGLPPPQEFGRGNPFMLFLCLAILLEHRDHIMRNGLDYNELAMHFDRLVRKHHLGRVLRRAKALFADYLQSEVWDSEEGAEATAPS
- the Tbc1d25 gene encoding TBC1 domain family member 25 isoform X2, which encodes MVRRLLSSTSILQLHCSHPQRGPTFYQFSVCPPDISRKKNFGISYLARDRLGQEAFLSLLSDWDLSTAFATASKPYLQLRVDIRPSEDSPLLEDWDIISPKDVIGSDVLLADKRSSLTTAALPFTQSILSQVGRTLSKVQQVLSWSYGEDVKPFKPPLSDAEFHTYLNHEGQLSRPEELRLRIYHGGVEPSLRKVVWRYLLNVYPDGLTGRERMDYMKRKSREYEQLKSEWAQRVNPEDLEFIRSTVLKDVLRTDRAHPYYAGPEDGPHLRALHDLLTTYAVTHPQVSYCQGMSDLASPILAVMDHEGHAFVCFCGIMKRLAANFHPDGRAMATKFAHLKLLLRHADPDFYQYLQEAGADDLFFCYRWLLLELKREFAFDDALRMLEVTWSSLPPDPPEHEVELVGPPSQVADTGFGSHRGRPVRQRHMLRPAGGGSSAFEDAVVHLATSSQGPSSGGRLLRQASLDGLQQLRDNMSPRKDLLVQLSHPATLISSKSLSEPLLNSPDPLLSSSSRPDSPSSSSPPSTQEASPSGDVAVGSPSMPEVGSPRDPGKSVPPPPPMGLPPPQEFGRGNPFMLFLCLAILLEHRDHIMRNGLDYNELAMHFDRLVRKHHLGRVLRRAKALFADYLQSEVWDSEEGAEATAPS
- the Tbc1d25 gene encoding TBC1 domain family member 25; translated protein: MATTSAASDLACSAAPSPVGGASAAAAVEEEEREVVRVRVKKCESFLSPEFRSFAVDPQITSLDVLQHILIRAFDLNGKKNFGISYLARDRLGQEAFLSLLSDWDLSTAFATASKPYLQLRVDIRPSEDSPLLEDWDIISPKDVIGSDVLLADKRSSLTTAALPFTQSILSQVGRTLSKVQQVLSWSYGEDVKPFKPPLSDAEFHTYLNHEGQLSRPEELRLRIYHGGVEPSLRKVVWRYLLNVYPDGLTGRERMDYMKRKSREYEQLKSEWAQRVNPEDLEFIRSTVLKDVLRTDRAHPYYAGPEDGPHLRALHDLLTTYAVTHPQVSYCQGMSDLASPILAVMDHEGHAFVCFCGIMKRLAANFHPDGRAMATKFAHLKLLLRHADPDFYQYLQEAGADDLFFCYRWLLLELKREFAFDDALRMLEVTWSSLPPDPPEHEVELVGPPSQVADTGFGSHRGRPVRQRHMLRPAGGGSSAFEDAVVHLATSSQGPSSGGRLLRQASLDGLQQLRDNMSPRKDLLVQLSHPATLISSKSLSEPLLNSPDPLLSSSSRPDSPSSSSPPSTQEASPSGDVAVGSPSMPEVGSPRDPGKSVPPPPPMGLPPPQEFGRGNPFMLFLCLAILLEHRDHIMRNGLDYNELAMHFDRLVRKHHLGRVLRRAKALFADYLQSEVWDSEEGAEATAPS
- the Tbc1d25 gene encoding TBC1 domain family member 25 isoform X3, giving the protein MDYMKRKSREYEQLKSEWAQRVNPEDLEFIRSTVLKDVLRTDRAHPYYAGPEDGPHLRALHDLLTTYAVTHPQVSYCQGMSDLASPILAVMDHEGHAFVCFCGIMKRLAANFHPDGRAMATKFAHLKLLLRHADPDFYQYLQEAGADDLFFCYRWLLLELKREFAFDDALRMLEVTWSSLPPDPPEHEVELVGPPSQVADTGFGSHRGRPVRQRHMLRPAGGGSSAFEDAVVHLATSSQGPSSGGRLLRQASLDGLQQLRDNMSPRKDLLVQLSHPATLISSKSLSEPLLNSPDPLLSSSSRPDSPSSSSPPSTQEASPSGDVAVGSPSMPEVGSPRDPGKSVPPPPPMGLPPPQEFGRGNPFMLFLCLAILLEHRDHIMRNGLDYNELAMHFDRLVRKHHLGRVLRRAKALFADYLQSEVWDSEEGAEATAPS